In Aliarcobacter faecis, a genomic segment contains:
- the tssB gene encoding type VI secretion system contractile sheath small subunit, protein MKQSESPKERINVTYKPAIGDALEDVEIPFKLTVLGDFNPNEEKKLLENKKAIKVDKNNFNEVLKAQNISLDFSVKNKLSEDENDSLNVGLKINHISDLSPEKIVENVPELKKLMELRQALVSLKGPLGNVPAFRKSIESAISDEEQRKKLLSELNLVLDDIK, encoded by the coding sequence ATGAAACAATCAGAATCCCCAAAAGAGAGAATAAATGTTACATATAAGCCAGCAATAGGAGATGCTTTAGAAGATGTTGAAATACCTTTCAAACTAACAGTTTTAGGTGATTTCAACCCAAATGAAGAAAAAAAATTGTTAGAAAATAAAAAAGCTATTAAGGTTGATAAAAATAACTTTAATGAAGTTTTAAAGGCTCAAAATATTTCACTAGATTTTAGTGTAAAGAATAAATTAAGTGAAGATGAAAATGATAGTTTAAATGTAGGATTAAAAATAAATCATATTAGTGATTTATCACCAGAAAAAATTGTTGAAAATGTTCCTGAACTGAAGAAGTTAATGGAATTAAGACAAGCTTTAGTTTCTCTAAAAGGACCTCTTGGAAATGTGCCTGCTTTTAGAAAATCTATTGAAAGTGCTATTTCAGATGAAGAACAAAGAAAAAAACTACTTAGTGAACTAAATTTAGTTTTAGATGATATTAAATAA
- the tssC gene encoding type VI secretion system contractile sheath large subunit, protein MQEQLSSQNTKHNNSSLLDSIVSQTNITQNDDGYSIVKSGVEALIQELIKTDNKDEKINKSLIDKLIAQIDERISLQMDEIIHNQEFQAIESRWKGLHLLVERTDFRQNIIMEIINVSKEDLMEDFEDSLDITQSGLYKHIYTSGYGQFGGQPVGTIIADYEISPSNYDMKLLNKISSIAAMAHAPVITAAGPKFFGLDSFEGLPDLKDLDDVMNSPQFAAWRGFRQNEDSKYVGLTLPRFLLRPPYHPEDNPISKFVYKENVSASHENYLWGSTVYAFASKLTESFASYRWCTNIIGPKSGGEVRDLPVHTFESMGDIEMKIPTEVLISDRREYELSEQGFIPLIMRKGNNSAAFFAASSAQIPKVFPDTPEGNVAQLNYKLGTQLPYLFAITRMSHYIKVLQREHIGSWRERADLERELNKWAKQYVANQENPSAEIRSKRPFKNMNIEVNDVENDPGWYKVRLSLRPHFKYMGASFELSLVGKLDKE, encoded by the coding sequence ATGCAAGAACAATTATCTAGTCAAAATACTAAACATAATAATTCAAGCCTACTTGATAGTATAGTTTCTCAGACAAATATTACACAAAATGATGATGGATATAGTATTGTAAAATCTGGTGTTGAAGCTTTAATTCAAGAACTTATTAAAACAGATAATAAAGATGAAAAAATAAATAAATCTTTAATAGATAAATTAATAGCTCAAATTGATGAAAGAATTTCTTTACAAATGGATGAGATAATACATAATCAAGAATTTCAAGCAATAGAATCAAGATGGAAAGGTTTACATTTATTAGTTGAAAGAACTGATTTTAGACAAAACATTATAATGGAAATTATTAATGTTTCAAAAGAAGATTTAATGGAAGATTTTGAAGATAGTTTAGATATTACTCAATCTGGTCTTTATAAACATATTTATACAAGTGGATATGGACAGTTTGGTGGACAACCTGTTGGAACAATAATAGCAGATTATGAAATTTCTCCTTCAAATTATGATATGAAATTATTAAATAAAATATCTTCAATAGCTGCTATGGCTCATGCTCCAGTAATTACAGCAGCTGGACCAAAATTTTTTGGTTTAGATAGTTTTGAAGGCTTACCAGATTTAAAAGATTTAGATGATGTTATGAACTCACCACAATTTGCAGCTTGGAGAGGTTTTAGACAAAATGAAGATTCTAAATATGTAGGATTAACTCTTCCTAGATTTTTATTAAGACCGCCATATCACCCAGAAGATAATCCAATTTCAAAATTTGTTTATAAAGAAAATGTTAGTGCTAGCCATGAAAACTATCTATGGGGAAGTACTGTTTATGCTTTTGCAAGTAAATTAACAGAAAGTTTTGCAAGTTATAGATGGTGCACTAATATTATTGGACCAAAATCAGGTGGAGAAGTAAGAGATTTACCTGTACATACTTTTGAAAGTATGGGTGATATTGAGATGAAAATTCCAACAGAAGTTTTAATTTCAGATAGAAGAGAATATGAGCTTTCAGAACAGGGATTTATTCCATTAATTATGAGAAAGGGGAATAACTCAGCAGCATTTTTTGCAGCAAGTTCAGCACAAATTCCAAAAGTTTTTCCAGATACTCCTGAGGGAAATGTAGCTCAATTAAACTATAAATTAGGAACTCAACTTCCATATTTATTTGCAATTACAAGAATGTCACATTATATAAAAGTTCTTCAAAGAGAGCATATTGGTTCTTGGAGAGAAAGAGCTGATTTGGAAAGAGAGTTGAATAAATGGGCAAAACAATATGTTGCAAATCAAGAAAACCCAAGTGCTGAAATAAGAAGTAAGAGACCATTTAAAAATATGAATATAGAAGTTAATGATGTGGAAAATGATCCAGGTTGGTATAAAGTAAGATTGTCTTTAAGACCACATTTTAAATATATGGGTGCTAGCTTTGAATTATCATTAGTTGGAAAATTAGATAAAGAGTAA
- the tssE gene encoding type VI secretion system baseplate subunit TssE, translated as MYKGSLFERLLPTEYETVKNLDSFYSSIANNLSRIFSTNAGSAQILLDYGKPDLNNINLSMKDSIEKLEMDCERCINKYEPRLIRTRVRIDKDSLKANRMDIIIDGFLKMSSKNTEHIIFKANLLSNGKTKIYKEI; from the coding sequence ATGTATAAGGGAAGTTTATTTGAAAGATTATTACCAACTGAGTATGAAACTGTGAAAAATTTAGATTCTTTTTATAGTTCTATTGCAAATAATTTATCAAGAATTTTTTCAACAAATGCAGGAAGTGCACAAATTCTACTTGATTATGGAAAACCTGATTTAAATAATATAAATTTAAGTATGAAAGATTCTATAGAAAAGTTAGAAATGGATTGCGAAAGATGTATCAATAAATATGAACCAAGACTTATCAGAACTAGGGTTCGTATTGATAAAGATTCATTAAAAGCAAACAGAATGGATATTATAATAGATGGATTTTTAAAAATGTCTAGTAAAAATACAGAGCATATTATTTTTAAAGCAAATCTACTAAGTAATGGTAAAACAAAAATATATAAAGAAATATAG
- the tssF gene encoding type VI secretion system baseplate subunit TssF — MKFNDYYKKELISLRTKGLEFSKKNPGLSSYLSKEGQDPDVERLLEGFAFLTGNLNQLLDQELPEVAHTLVQILWPNYNRVIPSYSIIQYEANKDSSENILIEKDTEILSKVKANLKQCTFKTVYDTNILPIELGNIEYFTNNKKSSIEFFFKTTNSSTLNEINFDKLRFFLNGSKFIAYDLYLYLIKYVENITILLKDKDNETLRSINIDKNSIKSVGLDDKEYMLPYSKNLFKGYILFQEYYCFRDKFLFVDIENLEQIKNIDESILNKCRNFVIKINFLKTFTNQEIPTKDNFVLYATPIINIFNTDAVPIKKSIENDEYLIEPIELTKEEGEVFAVEKVRTWSHKTSSYQDLLPFEEFEHSLQNKDFYSIRTKTSNQGDRTNSYIRFSNITRETIFSNINTTVSLKLLCTNRNIPSSLGIGDINIARMGINTKNRAFKNISIPSISYPPPIAKDFLWKVISNMSLNYLSLTDINTLRRILEVYDFYGAYDLKQRERNARNLEGLVSIEYSKCEYIDKGFPIRGNHINIKIDKNKFSTLGEIYLFCNVLNEFFSLYSSINSFHKLTVEVLNEDTFEWPIKIGSKNII, encoded by the coding sequence ATGAAATTTAATGATTACTATAAAAAAGAGTTGATTTCTTTAAGAACTAAAGGATTAGAGTTTTCTAAAAAAAATCCTGGACTTTCTTCGTATTTATCAAAAGAGGGGCAAGATCCTGATGTTGAAAGACTTCTTGAAGGTTTTGCTTTCTTAACTGGAAATTTAAATCAGTTATTGGATCAGGAATTACCTGAGGTTGCACATACTTTAGTTCAAATATTGTGGCCAAATTATAACCGAGTAATTCCATCTTATAGCATAATACAATATGAAGCTAATAAAGATTCAAGCGAAAATATTTTAATAGAAAAAGATACAGAAATATTAAGTAAGGTAAAAGCAAATCTAAAACAGTGTACATTTAAAACAGTTTATGATACAAATATTTTACCAATAGAATTAGGAAATATTGAATATTTTACAAATAATAAAAAAAGTTCAATAGAGTTTTTTTTTAAAACTACAAATTCTTCTACCTTGAATGAAATTAACTTTGATAAATTAAGATTTTTTTTAAATGGTTCAAAATTTATAGCTTATGATTTATATCTATACTTAATAAAATATGTTGAAAATATTACAATATTATTAAAAGATAAAGATAATGAGACATTAAGAAGTATAAATATTGATAAAAATTCTATAAAATCTGTTGGTTTAGATGATAAAGAATATATGCTACCTTATTCAAAAAATCTTTTTAAAGGGTATATCCTATTTCAGGAGTATTATTGCTTTAGAGATAAATTTTTATTTGTTGATATAGAGAATTTAGAGCAAATTAAGAATATAGATGAAAGTATATTAAATAAATGTAGAAATTTTGTAATAAAGATTAATTTTTTAAAAACATTTACAAATCAAGAGATTCCTACAAAAGATAATTTTGTTCTATATGCAACTCCTATAATAAATATTTTTAATACAGATGCTGTTCCTATTAAAAAAAGCATTGAAAATGATGAATATTTAATAGAGCCTATTGAATTAACAAAAGAAGAAGGTGAAGTCTTTGCTGTTGAAAAAGTAAGAACTTGGTCTCATAAAACATCTTCTTATCAGGATTTATTACCTTTTGAAGAATTTGAACATTCATTACAAAATAAAGATTTTTATTCAATTAGAACAAAAACTTCAAATCAAGGAGATAGAACAAATAGTTATATTAGATTTTCAAATATAACAAGAGAGACAATTTTTTCAAATATAAATACAACAGTATCTTTAAAACTTCTTTGTACGAATAGAAATATACCAAGTAGTTTAGGAATAGGAGATATTAATATAGCAAGAATGGGAATAAATACTAAAAATAGAGCTTTTAAAAATATAAGTATTCCATCAATAAGTTATCCTCCTCCAATAGCAAAAGATTTTTTATGGAAAGTTATTTCAAATATGTCCTTAAACTATCTATCTTTAACTGATATAAATACATTAAGAAGAATTTTAGAAGTTTATGATTTTTATGGAGCTTATGATTTAAAGCAAAGAGAGAGAAATGCTAGAAACTTAGAAGGTTTAGTCTCTATTGAATATTCAAAATGTGAATATATAGATAAAGGTTTTCCAATAAGAGGAAACCATATAAACATTAAAATAGATAAAAATAAGTTTTCAACTCTTGGTGAAATATATCTATTTTGTAATGTTTTAAATGAGTTTTTTTCACTTTATAGTAGTATAAACTCTTTTCATAAATTAACTGTTGAAGTATTAAATGAAGATACTTTTGAATGGCCTATTAAAATTGGCAGTAAAAATATAATTTAA
- the tssG gene encoding type VI secretion system baseplate subunit TssG, with product MLLEKVNDKLNKTIKNIKLAQVIRIAIVFLKPFYPNETEKDLYNNLIFKANPSLSFQKSDVSNIEFKEVDKKIVVEITLNFLSIFGSQSPMPSNYSEMVLRSYETDKILYDFLNLFNHHLQKFIYPIWEKHRYYVQYQKDLSDTFSKYILSFLGLRMNFIDKKSKINLSKLLCYSGLLNMRFQSVNNIKSILGHYLSHNDLEIVEFIPQKYNIPIWQKAKLGLENSKLGEDFLIGDYVVGRNNKFKILLNNSKFEDLIDYSILGEKIYELEELINFMMQEPLSYDLVLQIKKDEKKEFILKDGSDFYLGINCWIGQKTMDEEILMIRRGDNEN from the coding sequence ATGTTATTAGAAAAAGTTAATGATAAATTAAATAAGACTATAAAAAATATTAAATTAGCACAAGTTATTAGAATAGCTATTGTATTTTTAAAGCCTTTTTATCCAAATGAAACTGAGAAGGATTTATATAATAATTTAATTTTTAAAGCAAATCCAAGTTTATCATTTCAAAAATCAGATGTATCTAATATAGAATTTAAAGAAGTAGATAAAAAAATTGTTGTGGAAATAACTTTAAATTTTTTATCTATTTTTGGAAGCCAATCACCAATGCCATCAAATTATAGTGAGATGGTTTTAAGAAGTTATGAGACAGATAAAATTTTATATGATTTTTTGAATTTATTTAATCATCATTTACAAAAATTTATCTATCCAATCTGGGAAAAACATAGATATTACGTACAGTATCAAAAAGATTTAAGCGATACTTTTTCTAAATATATTCTCTCTTTTCTTGGTTTAAGAATGAATTTTATAGATAAAAAGTCAAAAATAAATTTGTCAAAACTTCTTTGTTATTCTGGGTTATTAAATATGCGTTTCCAATCAGTAAACAATATAAAATCTATTTTGGGACATTATTTATCACATAATGATTTAGAAATAGTTGAGTTTATTCCTCAAAAGTATAATATTCCAATTTGGCAAAAAGCCAAACTAGGATTAGAAAATTCTAAATTAGGGGAAGATTTTTTAATAGGTGATTATGTTGTTGGTAGAAATAACAAATTTAAAATATTATTAAATAATTCAAAGTTTGAAGATCTTATAGATTATAGTATTTTGGGAGAAAAAATTTATGAACTAGAAGAACTTATTAATTTTATGATGCAAGAACCTCTTAGTTATGATTTGGTTCTACAAATAAAAAAAGATGAGAAAAAAGAATTTATTTTAAAAGATGGAAGTGATTTTTATTTAGGAATTAATTGCTGGATAGGTCAAAAAACAATGGATGAAGAGATACTCATGATAAGAAGGGGCGATAATGAAAATTGA
- a CDS encoding TssA family type VI secretion system protein, with amino-acid sequence MVRESILEELSGTIVGKDCKYEDRYLQVELEIDKISSVTQEACNFRQIIENCEYLLSNETKDFKLASWWFYANFKMNDIKGLDYSIDCFINFIDKFHTSFYPKLNNSKLNIIDWLESNFSKDFENSLDLKNSIKNTNLYEKFLTLSSVFVKVTKEDREYFKDVKKFLQPSILEIVEKLEEKKENIVEVTEKNIKEEIPKQNSELQIVEITTEFEANKVLRNLRKSAYLLSKYYRKNDFSNFKSLRISRFLFLLDFEDIPASNGKRTAIYPPLITEIDLVESLIKQNKNAEALILAEEILEDCPFWIDGHFYTYQALKNTNFHRQAEEVKSNLIHFININKQILNLTFIEDTPFVSIKTKNWIEKEKKEKELQVVNQNIEVKEESNFFEKIDNFISDNNINEAIKFFEEKISLSKNFEEKFNWRLKFSEFAIGIGKKDIAIIFLEELIKEIEFFNLLDWNSKLASKVYVLVLSNFSYLEYEQEKIKNIYKNLCKIDINSAFELNLN; translated from the coding sequence ATGGTAAGAGAATCAATTTTAGAAGAGTTATCTGGAACTATTGTTGGAAAAGATTGTAAGTATGAAGATAGATATTTACAAGTTGAGTTAGAAATAGATAAAATTTCAAGTGTTACGCAAGAAGCTTGTAATTTTAGACAGATAATTGAAAACTGTGAATATTTGCTTTCTAATGAGACAAAAGATTTTAAACTTGCTTCTTGGTGGTTTTATGCAAATTTTAAGATGAATGATATAAAAGGGCTAGATTATTCAATAGATTGTTTTATCAACTTTATAGATAAATTTCATACATCTTTCTATCCAAAGTTAAATAACTCAAAATTAAATATAATAGATTGGTTAGAAAGTAATTTTTCAAAGGATTTTGAAAATAGTTTAGATTTAAAGAATAGTATAAAAAATACAAATTTATATGAAAAGTTTTTAACTTTGTCTTCAGTTTTTGTAAAAGTGACTAAAGAAGATAGAGAATATTTTAAAGATGTTAAAAAATTTTTACAACCTTCTATTTTGGAAATAGTTGAAAAATTAGAAGAGAAAAAAGAGAATATAGTTGAAGTTACTGAAAAAAATATAAAAGAAGAGATTCCAAAACAAAATAGTGAACTTCAAATTGTTGAAATAACAACAGAATTCGAGGCAAATAAAGTTTTAAGGAATCTAAGAAAAAGTGCTTATTTGTTATCAAAATATTATAGAAAAAATGATTTCTCTAATTTTAAGTCTTTAAGAATTTCAAGATTTTTGTTTCTACTAGATTTTGAAGATATTCCTGCTTCAAATGGGAAAAGAACAGCTATTTATCCACCTTTAATAACGGAGATAGATCTTGTAGAGAGTTTAATAAAGCAAAATAAAAATGCTGAAGCATTAATTTTAGCAGAAGAGATTTTAGAAGATTGTCCATTTTGGATAGATGGTCATTTTTACACATATCAAGCTTTGAAAAATACAAATTTTCATAGACAAGCAGAAGAAGTAAAATCGAATCTTATCCATTTTATAAATATAAATAAGCAGATTCTAAATTTAACATTTATTGAAGACACTCCATTTGTATCTATAAAAACAAAAAACTGGATAGAAAAGGAGAAAAAAGAAAAAGAGTTACAAGTAGTAAATCAGAATATAGAAGTTAAAGAAGAGAGTAATTTTTTTGAGAAAATAGATAATTTTATCTCTGATAATAATATTAATGAGGCAATAAAATTTTTTGAAGAAAAAATTAGTTTATCAAAAAATTTTGAAGAAAAATTTAATTGGAGATTGAAATTCTCAGAATTTGCAATAGGAATTGGGAAAAAAGATATAGCAATAATATTTTTAGAAGAACTAATAAAGGAAATTGAATTTTTTAATCTTTTAGATTGGAATTCTAAATTAGCTTCAAAAGTATATGTTTTAGTTTTAAGTAATTTTTCATATTTGGAATATGAACAAGAGAAGATAAAAAATATCTATAAGAATTTATGTAAAATTGATATAAATAGTGCATTTGAGTTAAATTTAAATTAA